From Methylobacterium radiodurans, a single genomic window includes:
- the ggt gene encoding gamma-glutamyltransferase, giving the protein MRDFSRPGRSPVYAGNGAVATSHPLSTLAAIEVLRAGGNAVDAGIAAVAVQCVVDPLMTGIGGDCFALYAPRGASVPDALNGSGRSPAAASDAWYLENGVAITPTSPHAVTVPGAVAAWATLLEKHGTRSLGELLQPAIRYAEDGFPVQPRVGWDWARSVERVSHDSGAAATYLFDGRAPAIGATVRLPRLAATLRRIAEEGPRGFYEGPVARDMVARLRALGGLHTEQDFAEAGPDWVTPITTRYRGYDVYECPPSGQGLAVLMMLNVLAPFDVAALSDLDRAHLLAEVCKQGYHHRDALFADPSLHRVPVEHLLSDAWQASARGAIDMTRARVPEVYPEIANEVAHRDTVYLSVVDRDGNALSLINSIFQGFGSGILAPESGVLLHNRGLSFRVEPGHPNTIAPKKRPMHTIIPGMLMRDGRAVAPFGVMGGHYQAMGHVQLLTNVIDLGLDVQEALDAPRSFAYDGVVEMENGFPEAILAGMRDRGHKAVTAPLPIGGGQIIWIDQASGTLVAGSDPRKDGSALGY; this is encoded by the coding sequence GTGAGAGATTTCAGCAGGCCAGGGCGCTCGCCCGTCTACGCCGGCAACGGGGCAGTCGCGACCTCGCACCCGCTCTCGACCCTGGCGGCGATCGAGGTGCTGCGCGCGGGCGGCAACGCGGTCGATGCCGGGATCGCGGCGGTGGCGGTGCAATGCGTGGTCGATCCGCTGATGACCGGCATCGGCGGCGACTGCTTCGCTCTCTACGCCCCGCGGGGCGCGAGCGTGCCCGACGCGCTCAACGGCTCCGGCCGCAGCCCGGCGGCGGCCTCCGACGCGTGGTACCTTGAGAACGGGGTCGCGATCACGCCGACCTCGCCGCACGCGGTCACAGTGCCGGGCGCCGTCGCGGCCTGGGCGACGCTCCTGGAGAAGCACGGCACCCGGTCGCTCGGCGAGCTGCTGCAGCCCGCGATCCGCTACGCCGAGGACGGCTTCCCGGTGCAGCCGCGGGTCGGCTGGGACTGGGCGCGCAGCGTCGAGCGCGTCTCGCACGATTCCGGCGCCGCCGCGACCTACCTGTTCGATGGCCGTGCGCCGGCCATCGGCGCGACCGTGCGCCTGCCGCGTCTGGCCGCCACGCTCCGCCGGATCGCCGAAGAGGGTCCGCGCGGCTTCTACGAAGGGCCGGTCGCCCGCGACATGGTCGCTCGTCTGCGAGCGCTCGGCGGCCTGCACACCGAGCAGGACTTCGCCGAGGCCGGGCCCGACTGGGTCACGCCGATCACCACGCGCTATCGCGGCTACGACGTCTACGAGTGCCCCCCCTCCGGCCAGGGGCTGGCGGTGCTGATGATGCTGAACGTGCTCGCGCCCTTCGACGTCGCCGCCCTCTCCGACCTCGACCGGGCGCACCTGCTCGCCGAGGTGTGCAAGCAGGGCTACCACCACCGCGACGCGCTCTTCGCGGACCCGAGCCTGCACAGGGTGCCGGTCGAACACCTGCTCTCGGACGCGTGGCAGGCCTCGGCCAGGGGCGCGATAGACATGACCCGCGCCCGCGTGCCGGAGGTCTACCCTGAGATCGCCAACGAGGTCGCGCACCGGGACACGGTCTATCTCAGCGTGGTCGACCGGGACGGCAACGCGCTCTCGCTGATCAACTCGATCTTCCAGGGCTTCGGCAGCGGCATCCTGGCGCCCGAGAGCGGCGTGCTCCTGCACAACCGCGGCCTCAGCTTCCGGGTGGAGCCCGGCCACCCGAACACGATCGCGCCGAAGAAGCGCCCGATGCACACGATCATCCCCGGCATGCTGATGCGCGATGGCCGGGCGGTGGCGCCCTTCGGCGTGATGGGCGGCCACTATCAGGCGATGGGTCACGTCCAGCTGCTCACCAACGTCATCGACCTCGGCCTCGACGTGCAGGAGGCCCTCGATGCGCCGCGCAGCTTCGCCTACGACGGCGTGGTCGAGATGGAGAACGGGTTCCCGGAGGCCATCCTGGCCGGGATGCGCGACCGGGGTCATAAAGCGGTAACGGCGCCGCTGCCGATCGGGGGCGGTCAGATCATCTGGATCGACCAGGCTTCCGGCACGCTGGTGGCGGGCTCCGACCCACGCAAGGACGGCAGCGCGCTGGGGTATTGA
- a CDS encoding LarC family nickel insertion protein: MQIHLDAIGGMAGDMFAAALLDAFPEHEAGVLASVRAAARGAACELMAHNDGVLQGRRFTVAEPGEPVAHTHTHHHAPHSHPHGAHDHRHWSEIRAGLIAADLDPAVRDHALAIFGHLAEAEARVHGIPVADVAFHEVGAVDSIADIVAAAHLAAATGATRWSVSALPLGSGRVRTQHGFLPVPAPATALLLEGFDTIDDGVPGERVTPTGAAILRHLCGDGTRLREPRRLARSGIGFGTRTLPGLSNCVRALVFGEVGPRGDGRQRSLAVIEFEVDDQSGEDLAMGLDRLRAHPDVLDVVQMPVFGKKGRMMVHVRVLARAEALDAAAEACFRETTTIGLRHQIVSGRVLERTSRTVAVGGRDLRVKTVMRPGGPTAKAEADDALSQEGHAARESLRRAAERIALAEQAEEGRS; the protein is encoded by the coding sequence ATGCAGATTCATCTCGACGCCATCGGCGGGATGGCCGGCGACATGTTCGCAGCGGCCCTGCTCGACGCCTTCCCGGAGCACGAGGCCGGCGTGCTCGCCAGCGTGCGGGCGGCGGCGCGAGGCGCAGCCTGCGAGCTGATGGCCCACAACGATGGCGTGCTCCAGGGCCGCCGCTTCACCGTGGCGGAGCCGGGTGAGCCGGTCGCGCACACCCACACCCATCACCACGCCCCCCACAGCCACCCCCACGGCGCGCACGATCACCGGCACTGGTCGGAGATCCGCGCCGGGCTGATCGCGGCCGATCTCGACCCGGCGGTGCGCGACCATGCCCTCGCGATCTTCGGCCATCTTGCCGAGGCGGAGGCGCGGGTGCACGGCATCCCGGTCGCGGACGTGGCCTTCCACGAGGTGGGAGCTGTCGATTCGATCGCCGACATTGTGGCGGCGGCCCATCTGGCGGCCGCGACCGGCGCGACCCGCTGGAGCGTGTCGGCGCTGCCCCTCGGCTCGGGGCGGGTCCGCACCCAGCACGGCTTCCTGCCGGTGCCCGCGCCCGCCACGGCCCTGCTGCTCGAAGGCTTCGACACGATCGACGACGGCGTGCCGGGCGAGCGGGTGACGCCGACAGGCGCCGCCATCCTGCGTCATCTCTGCGGGGACGGAACGCGGCTGCGCGAGCCCCGCAGGCTCGCCCGCAGCGGCATCGGCTTCGGCACCCGCACCCTGCCGGGCCTGAGCAACTGCGTGCGCGCCCTCGTCTTCGGCGAGGTCGGCCCGCGTGGGGATGGGCGCCAGCGCAGCCTCGCGGTGATCGAGTTCGAGGTGGATGACCAGTCGGGGGAGGATCTCGCGATGGGTCTCGACCGGCTGCGTGCGCACCCGGACGTGCTCGACGTCGTGCAGATGCCGGTCTTCGGCAAGAAGGGACGAATGATGGTCCATGTGCGCGTGCTCGCCCGCGCGGAGGCGCTGGACGCCGCCGCCGAGGCCTGCTTCCGCGAGACCACCACGATCGGCCTGCGCCACCAGATCGTCTCCGGCCGCGTGCTGGAGCGGACGAGCCGCACGGTTGCGGTCGGCGGCCGCGATCTGCGGGTGAAGACGGTGATGCGCCCCGGCGGCCCGACCGCCAAGGCCGAGGCCGACGACGCCCTCTCGCAGGAGGGCCACGCCGCCCGCGAGAGCCTGCGCCGCGCGGCCGAGCGGATCGCGCTCGCCGAACAGGCGGAGGAGGGCCGGTCATGA
- a CDS encoding adenine nucleotide alpha hydrolase — MSATLENLLAGMGPLAVAVSGGVDSMTLATLAHRSLGRAGMLAVHAASPAVPGEATARVRDEAGRQGWRLRVIEAGEFADPRYRANPVNRCFFCKTNLYGAIREATDRQIVSGANLDDLGEYRPGLDAAREHGVRHPFVAAGLGKAAVRVLARELGLGDVAELPASPCLSSRVETGIRIEPETLAFIHAVERLVGGALSAEGSEARVRCRVRAEGVVVELDARGLALLDTDLRADLGAAIRERAPAPALAGPVRFEPYRNGSAFLRNGVAR; from the coding sequence ATGAGCGCCACCCTCGAGAATCTGCTCGCCGGGATGGGCCCGCTCGCGGTGGCGGTCAGCGGCGGCGTCGACAGCATGACGCTCGCGACCCTTGCCCACCGGAGCCTCGGGCGGGCCGGGATGCTGGCGGTCCACGCCGCCTCGCCCGCGGTGCCGGGGGAGGCCACCGCGCGGGTGCGCGACGAGGCCGGGCGCCAGGGCTGGCGGCTGCGGGTGATCGAGGCCGGCGAGTTCGCCGACCCGCGCTACCGGGCGAACCCGGTCAACCGCTGCTTCTTCTGCAAGACCAACCTGTACGGCGCGATCCGCGAGGCCACCGACCGGCAGATCGTGTCGGGCGCCAATCTCGACGACCTCGGCGAGTACCGGCCCGGCCTCGACGCGGCGCGAGAGCACGGCGTGCGTCATCCCTTCGTGGCCGCGGGGCTGGGCAAGGCGGCGGTGCGGGTGCTGGCGCGCGAGCTCGGCCTCGGCGACGTCGCCGAGCTTCCCGCCTCGCCCTGCCTGTCGAGCCGGGTCGAGACCGGCATCCGCATCGAGCCGGAGACCCTGGCCTTCATCCACGCGGTCGAGCGCCTCGTCGGCGGGGCGCTCTCCGCCGAGGGGTCCGAGGCGCGCGTGCGCTGCCGGGTCCGAGCGGAGGGCGTCGTCGTGGAACTCGACGCGCGCGGCCTCGCTCTCCTCGATACGGACCTGCGGGCGGATCTCGGCGCCGCGATCCGCGAGCGCGCGCCCGCACCCGCGCTCGCCGGCCCGGTGCGGTTCGAGCCGTACAGGAACGGCAGCGCCTTCCTGCGCAACGGAGTGGCCCGGTGA
- the larB gene encoding nickel pincer cofactor biosynthesis protein LarB, whose product MSVADEFTLDFARPERIGLEETIYAAGKSAEQIDAILAAAGERGARLFLTRLDPEKRAALRHDLDYCPVSRTAVFGRPNAVSGAAPVAIVAAGTSDVPVAREAERTLAYAGIRATLIADVGVAGLWRLQRRLDEIRAHPVVIVAAGMDAALPSVVGGLVPGALIAVPTSVGYGVAEGGRAALDAVLASCAPGITVCNIDNGYGAACAAMRVLHAARALRELSP is encoded by the coding sequence GTGAGCGTCGCGGACGAGTTCACCCTCGATTTCGCCCGGCCCGAGCGCATCGGGCTCGAGGAGACGATCTACGCGGCCGGCAAGTCGGCGGAGCAGATCGACGCGATCCTCGCGGCTGCGGGCGAGCGCGGCGCCCGCCTGTTCCTGACGCGGCTCGACCCGGAGAAGCGTGCGGCGCTCCGGCACGACCTCGATTACTGCCCGGTCTCGCGCACCGCCGTGTTCGGGCGGCCGAATGCGGTGTCGGGCGCGGCCCCCGTCGCCATCGTGGCGGCGGGCACCTCGGACGTGCCTGTCGCCCGCGAGGCCGAGCGGACGCTCGCCTATGCGGGGATCCGCGCCACGCTGATCGCCGATGTGGGCGTGGCGGGCCTGTGGCGGCTGCAGCGACGCCTCGACGAGATCCGGGCGCACCCGGTCGTCATCGTGGCGGCCGGCATGGACGCGGCGCTGCCCAGCGTCGTCGGCGGCCTCGTGCCCGGCGCGCTGATCGCGGTGCCGACCTCGGTCGGCTACGGCGTCGCCGAGGGCGGGCGCGCGGCGCTCGACGCGGTGCTGGCGAGCTGCGCGCCCGGCATCACGGTCTGCAACATCGACAACGGCTACGGCGCGGCCTGCGCGGCGATGCGCGTGCTCCACGCCGCCCGCGCGCTCCGGGAGTTGTCCCCATGA
- a CDS encoding aldo/keto reductase — protein sequence MERRSFLQGAVLGAGLAATGPAGAAVNAPGLPQTRPQDPADLPFVTDPGEMRGEMLYRPFGRHAEKISAIGMGGFHLGKNAVSDDEATRLIHAGIDRGITFMDNCWDYNEGRSELRMGEALSQGGYRDKVFLMSKMDGRTKDEAMKQIDTSLKRLRTDRIDLVQHHEILRYDDPDRVFAEGGAMEAFVEAKKQGKLRYIGFTGHKDPRIHLQMLEVAAERGFQFDSVQMPLNVMDAHFRSFGHLVLPYLVQNGIAPLAMKTFGDGVILKSDAPIKPLEYLHFSLNLPVAVVITGIQNQRDLDQAFEAVKTFRPMDKARVAELLGRSRPYALEGKYELFKTSATFDGTAKNAAWLGEDVPGVQKLAPTME from the coding sequence ATGGAACGCCGAAGCTTTCTCCAGGGCGCCGTCCTCGGCGCCGGTCTCGCGGCCACGGGCCCGGCGGGTGCGGCCGTGAACGCGCCCGGCCTGCCTCAGACCCGCCCGCAGGATCCCGCGGACCTCCCCTTCGTCACGGATCCCGGCGAGATGCGGGGCGAGATGCTCTACCGGCCCTTCGGCCGCCACGCGGAGAAGATCTCGGCCATCGGGATGGGCGGCTTCCATCTCGGCAAGAACGCCGTCTCGGACGACGAGGCGACGCGCCTGATCCATGCCGGGATCGATCGCGGCATCACCTTCATGGACAATTGCTGGGACTACAACGAGGGGCGCTCGGAGCTGCGCATGGGCGAGGCCCTGTCCCAGGGCGGCTACCGCGACAAGGTCTTCCTGATGTCCAAGATGGACGGGCGGACCAAGGACGAGGCGATGAAGCAGATCGATACCTCGTTGAAGCGGCTGCGCACCGACCGGATCGACCTCGTCCAGCACCACGAGATTCTGCGCTACGACGATCCCGACCGCGTCTTCGCCGAGGGCGGGGCGATGGAGGCCTTCGTCGAGGCGAAAAAGCAGGGGAAGCTCCGCTACATCGGCTTCACCGGGCACAAGGACCCGCGCATCCACCTGCAGATGCTGGAGGTGGCGGCCGAGCGCGGCTTCCAGTTCGACTCGGTGCAGATGCCGCTCAATGTGATGGACGCGCATTTCCGGTCGTTCGGGCATCTCGTCCTGCCTTACCTCGTCCAGAACGGGATCGCGCCGCTGGCGATGAAGACCTTCGGCGACGGCGTCATCCTGAAGAGCGACGCGCCGATCAAGCCGCTGGAGTACCTGCACTTCTCGCTCAATCTGCCGGTCGCGGTGGTGATCACCGGGATTCAGAACCAGCGGGACCTCGACCAGGCCTTCGAGGCGGTGAAGACCTTCCGGCCGATGGACAAGGCGCGTGTCGCCGAACTCCTTGGCCGCAGCAGGCCCTACGCCCTGGAGGGCAAGTACGAGCTGTTCAAGACGAGCGCGACCTTCGACGGCACGGCCAAGAACGCCGCCTGGCTCGGCGAGGACGTGCCGGGCGTGCAGAAGCTTGCGCCCACGATGGAATGA
- a CDS encoding HupE/UreJ family protein: MTRRVLPLLPALLLLVPGAALAHPGHGEAVGFAHGFAHPVGGLDHVLAMVAVGLLAALRGGAARWGLPVAFMAMMAVGAALGVFGVALPLAEAGIALSLVAFGLAIVFASRLALPALIGLVGVFAVFHGYAHGAEMPETASGLAYGLGFLAATALLHAAGLGIGFLVSTERRRAAPAMGAAVALSGLTLLVGAF; encoded by the coding sequence ATGACCCGTCGCGTCCTGCCGCTCCTGCCTGCCCTGCTGCTTCTCGTCCCCGGGGCGGCGCTGGCCCATCCGGGACACGGCGAGGCGGTGGGCTTCGCGCACGGCTTCGCGCACCCGGTCGGCGGACTTGATCACGTGCTCGCGATGGTGGCGGTGGGCCTGCTCGCGGCGCTTCGCGGCGGCGCGGCCCGCTGGGGCCTGCCGGTCGCCTTCATGGCGATGATGGCGGTGGGCGCCGCACTCGGCGTCTTCGGCGTCGCGCTGCCCTTGGCCGAGGCCGGCATTGCGCTCTCGCTCGTCGCCTTCGGCCTCGCCATCGTCTTCGCGAGCCGGTTGGCGCTGCCCGCGCTGATCGGCCTCGTCGGCGTCTTCGCGGTGTTCCACGGCTACGCCCACGGCGCCGAGATGCCGGAGACCGCCTCAGGCCTCGCCTACGGGCTCGGCTTCCTCGCCGCGACCGCGCTCCTCCACGCGGCGGGTCTCGGAATCGGCTTCCTTGTCAGCACCGAGCGCCGCCGCGCCGCGCCCGCCATGGGCGCTGCCGTCGCTCTGTCGGGGCTGACGCTGCTGGTCGGAGCGTTCTGA
- a CDS encoding CobW family GTP-binding protein: MSTSPETQPPGRPEPIPLTVLTGFLGAGKTTLLNRLLADPALADTVVIVNEFGEIGLDHLLIERVDEDMVLLGAGCLCCTVRGDLIATLEDLLRKRDNGRIAPFRRVVIETTGLADPAPILHALIYHPYLVLRYRMQAVVTVVDAVNGAATLDAHPEALRQVAVADRIVLAKQDMAGDTAPLRARLVALNPAAPIVLPDVPAATLLGGLFGLDGKAADVRDWLGAVATYEHAHAHDPNRHDASIRAFSLTSDVPVPRAAFEMFLDLLRSGHGPNLLRLKGLVALADAPERPVVVHGVQHVVHAPVTLPAWPDADRTSRLVLIVRDLDPGFVTRLWDAFLGRPRPDTPDAAALTDNPLAIPGG, encoded by the coding sequence ATGTCCACCTCTCCCGAGACCCAACCTCCCGGCCGTCCTGAGCCGATCCCGCTCACCGTGCTCACTGGTTTCCTCGGGGCCGGCAAGACAACGCTGCTCAACCGCCTGCTCGCCGACCCGGCGCTCGCCGACACGGTGGTGATCGTCAACGAGTTCGGCGAGATCGGCCTCGACCACCTGCTGATCGAGCGGGTGGACGAGGACATGGTGCTGCTCGGCGCCGGCTGCCTCTGCTGCACGGTGCGGGGCGACTTGATCGCGACGCTGGAAGATCTGCTGCGCAAGCGCGACAACGGCCGCATCGCGCCCTTCCGCCGCGTCGTGATCGAGACCACCGGCCTCGCCGACCCGGCGCCGATCCTGCACGCGCTGATCTACCATCCCTACCTCGTCCTGCGGTACCGGATGCAGGCGGTCGTCACGGTGGTCGACGCGGTCAACGGTGCGGCGACCCTCGACGCGCATCCGGAGGCGCTGCGGCAGGTCGCGGTGGCCGACCGGATCGTGCTGGCCAAGCAGGATATGGCCGGCGATACCGCGCCGTTGCGGGCGCGTCTCGTCGCCCTCAACCCGGCCGCCCCGATCGTCCTGCCGGACGTGCCGGCCGCGACCCTGCTCGGCGGCTTGTTCGGCCTCGACGGAAAGGCCGCGGACGTGCGCGACTGGCTCGGCGCGGTCGCGACGTACGAGCACGCCCACGCGCATGACCCCAACCGGCACGACGCGTCGATTCGCGCCTTCTCCCTGACGAGCGACGTGCCGGTGCCGCGCGCCGCCTTCGAGATGTTCCTCGACCTGTTGCGCTCCGGCCACGGCCCGAACCTGCTGCGCCTCAAAGGTCTGGTAGCGCTCGCCGATGCCCCGGAGCGGCCGGTCGTCGTGCACGGGGTCCAGCACGTGGTGCATGCCCCCGTCACCCTGCCGGCCTGGCCCGACGCGGATCGGACCTCGCGCCTCGTCCTCATCGTGCGCGACCTCGATCCCGGTTTCGTCACGCGGCTCTGGGATGCGTTCCTCGGCCGTCCGCGGCCCGACACGCCCGACGCCGCCGCGCTCACCGATAATCCGCTCGCCATCCCGGGGGGCTGA
- a CDS encoding GNAT family N-acetyltransferase — protein sequence MRRFTLIQGGYGPQTTDGAAWRIDLKGVQGVDAEMVAAWRALIARNAVLDPRTDPDYLLTAARHLAGGEQIAFALAWELGAVPELRGVVPLAIAEPLFRASRARPWWPPGLAARSLVDPGRGTAIHAAVAAHLRALPRPVAYDPTPRANTLSGRRRVIPAESVVGIRPEGYVPPSATVEMIRDPERVRDAVEAFLALDARTARQPIIAEPQEAAMVRVVTRLFARRQELAVALASRAGNLVAGTIHLGQGSGAIAWRHAGLDASLA from the coding sequence ATGCGGCGCTTCACGCTGATCCAGGGCGGCTACGGCCCCCAGACCACGGACGGGGCCGCCTGGCGCATCGATCTCAAGGGGGTGCAGGGCGTCGATGCCGAGATGGTCGCGGCGTGGCGGGCGCTCATCGCCCGCAACGCGGTGCTCGATCCGCGGACCGACCCGGATTACCTGCTGACGGCCGCCCGCCATCTTGCGGGCGGCGAGCAGATCGCCTTCGCGCTGGCCTGGGAGTTGGGCGCGGTGCCGGAACTGCGGGGCGTGGTGCCGCTGGCCATCGCCGAGCCGCTGTTCCGCGCCTCGCGCGCCCGTCCCTGGTGGCCCCCCGGGCTCGCCGCGCGCTCGCTGGTCGATCCGGGCCGCGGGACGGCGATCCACGCCGCCGTAGCGGCCCATCTCAGGGCGCTTCCCAGGCCGGTCGCCTACGATCCGACGCCGCGCGCGAACACTCTTTCCGGACGGCGGCGAGTCATCCCTGCCGAGAGCGTGGTCGGCATCCGGCCGGAAGGCTACGTCCCGCCGTCCGCGACCGTCGAGATGATCCGCGATCCGGAGCGCGTCCGCGATGCGGTCGAGGCCTTCCTGGCCCTCGACGCGCGCACCGCCCGGCAGCCGATCATCGCCGAGCCGCAGGAAGCCGCGATGGTGCGCGTGGTAACCCGGCTCTTCGCCCGCCGTCAGGAACTCGCCGTCGCGCTCGCGAGCCGGGCCGGCAACCTGGTTGCCGGCACGATCCATCTGGGCCAGGGCTCCGGCGCCATCGCGTGGCGCCACGCGGGCCTCGATGCGAGCCTGGCCTGA
- a CDS encoding GtrA family protein: protein MTRLRDLPQPARFLLAGGLAALVNWLARFPLSWLVPYGLAVVGAACIGMAFGFVAYRAYVFRDAGPGGLRQVPDFLLVNAVTTVLVTLVALSGRDLLTLVGTPCGRAEAIAHASGIAAGAVGNYFGHAAITFRTRRPVAAEG, encoded by the coding sequence ATGACCCGCCTCCGCGACCTGCCGCAGCCGGCGCGGTTCCTGCTGGCCGGCGGGCTCGCCGCCCTGGTCAATTGGCTGGCGCGCTTTCCCCTGTCCTGGCTCGTGCCCTACGGCCTCGCCGTGGTCGGGGCCGCCTGCATCGGGATGGCCTTCGGGTTCGTCGCGTATCGGGCCTACGTCTTCCGGGATGCCGGCCCAGGCGGGTTGCGGCAGGTGCCGGATTTCCTGCTCGTCAACGCCGTCACGACCGTCCTCGTGACGCTGGTGGCGCTCTCTGGCCGCGATCTGCTCACGCTCGTCGGCACGCCCTGCGGCCGGGCCGAGGCGATCGCCCACGCCTCCGGAATCGCGGCTGGCGCCGTGGGCAACTATTTCGGCCACGCCGCCATCACCTTCCGCACCCGACGGCCCGTCGCCGCCGAGGGTTAG
- a CDS encoding UbiA family prenyltransferase — translation MAEIIAGGAATAGAGTEVGETSLRPLVIDLDGTLLRTNILVECALAYLRREPLALLHILVWLFQGRARLKQELACRALVDPKLLPFNDELHAYIAAERARGRKVYVATAADARIARAVAACHGPFEDVLASDGVINLKGRHKAEALARLFPQGFAYAGDSRADIPVWSRADEIIAVGRPRFTAHAAGSLGAGLGKPSLVFPTPAMLPALLACARPHQWAKNLLVVAPAILGGVALDAGRMLDVALALAALCIVASATYILNDLWDVADDRRHWSKCRRPIASGRLPMAAAAGAVPAGLAAGFALGALVGPSTVAALMAYTTLTIAYSLALKRVPILDVVVLAGLFTIRLVLGAQAAAVAPSPWLLVFSMFLFGSLCFAKRYVEVERWKERGTGTTTSRGYETSDAPILLVLGAGTGVASIVTLVLYVIFDAFRHDLYTSAGWLWAFPLILFLWLARIWLVAGRGRLDDDPVAFALNDGPSLMLGGALVGAFVLAWSGVLA, via the coding sequence ATGGCCGAGATCATCGCCGGCGGCGCGGCGACCGCCGGGGCCGGGACGGAGGTCGGGGAGACCAGCTTGCGCCCCCTGGTGATCGATCTGGATGGGACGCTCCTGCGCACCAACATCCTGGTCGAGTGCGCGCTGGCCTACCTGCGGCGGGAGCCGCTGGCGCTCCTGCACATCTTGGTCTGGCTGTTCCAGGGCCGGGCGCGGCTGAAGCAGGAACTGGCCTGCCGCGCCCTCGTCGATCCGAAGCTCCTGCCCTTCAACGACGAACTGCACGCCTACATCGCCGCGGAGCGGGCACGCGGCCGCAAGGTCTACGTGGCGACCGCGGCGGACGCGCGCATCGCCCGCGCGGTTGCCGCCTGCCACGGCCCCTTCGAGGACGTTCTGGCAAGCGACGGCGTGATCAATCTTAAGGGCCGGCACAAGGCCGAGGCGCTGGCGCGCCTGTTCCCGCAAGGCTTCGCCTACGCGGGCGACAGCCGGGCCGACATCCCGGTCTGGTCGCGGGCCGACGAGATCATCGCGGTCGGCCGCCCGCGCTTCACGGCCCATGCCGCCGGCAGCCTCGGCGCCGGCCTCGGCAAGCCCTCGCTCGTCTTTCCGACGCCCGCGATGCTGCCGGCCCTCCTCGCCTGCGCTCGGCCGCACCAGTGGGCCAAGAACCTGCTGGTCGTCGCCCCGGCGATCCTCGGCGGCGTGGCGCTCGATGCCGGGCGGATGCTCGACGTTGCGCTCGCGCTCGCGGCGCTCTGCATCGTCGCCTCGGCGACCTACATCCTGAACGACCTCTGGGACGTCGCCGACGACCGCCGGCACTGGTCGAAATGCCGCCGGCCGATCGCGAGCGGGCGCTTGCCGATGGCGGCGGCCGCGGGCGCGGTGCCAGCTGGGCTCGCCGCGGGCTTCGCGCTCGGGGCCCTGGTGGGACCGAGCACCGTGGCGGCGCTGATGGCCTACACGACGCTCACGATCGCCTACTCCCTGGCGCTCAAGCGCGTGCCGATCCTCGACGTGGTGGTGCTGGCGGGCCTCTTCACGATTCGACTCGTGCTGGGCGCCCAGGCGGCGGCGGTGGCGCCCTCGCCCTGGCTCCTCGTCTTCTCGATGTTCCTGTTCGGCTCGCTCTGCTTCGCCAAGCGCTACGTCGAGGTGGAGCGCTGGAAGGAGCGCGGCACCGGCACAACAACGAGCCGCGGCTACGAGACGAGCGATGCGCCGATTCTGCTGGTCCTCGGGGCGGGCACAGGCGTCGCGAGCATCGTCACCCTCGTCCTCTACGTGATCTTCGACGCCTTTCGGCACGACCTCTATACGAGCGCTGGCTGGCTCTGGGCCTTCCCTCTCATCCTGTTCCTGTGGCTGGCGCGGATCTGGCTCGTGGCGGGACGCGGTCGGCTCGACGACGATCCGGTCGCCTTCGCGCTGAACGACGGGCCGAGTCTGATGCTCGGCGGGGCGCTGGTCGGCGCCTTCGTGCTCGCTTGGTCGGGGGTGCTGGCGTGA